From the Streptomyces syringium genome, one window contains:
- a CDS encoding DUF948 domain-containing protein, whose translation MSGGEVAGILVAVFWAILVSFIALVLVRLAQTLKATTKLVAEVSEQAVPLLADASATVRSANTQLARVDSIAADVQEVTANASALSSTVSSAFGGPLVKVAAFGYGVRRAIGRKAEPAPKATVFVGRTAQDLPSARRGSRRTRGKG comes from the coding sequence GTGTCCGGTGGAGAGGTGGCCGGGATCCTCGTGGCCGTCTTCTGGGCGATCCTCGTGTCCTTCATCGCCCTGGTGCTGGTCCGGCTCGCGCAGACGCTGAAGGCGACCACGAAGCTGGTGGCCGAGGTCAGCGAGCAGGCCGTGCCGCTCCTGGCCGACGCCTCCGCGACCGTGCGCTCCGCGAACACCCAGCTCGCCCGCGTCGACTCGATCGCCGCGGACGTCCAGGAGGTCACGGCGAACGCCTCGGCGCTCTCCTCGACCGTCTCCTCCGCCTTCGGCGGACCGCTGGTCAAGGTCGCCGCGTTCGGCTACGGCGTGCGCCGCGCGATCGGCCGCAAGGCGGAGCCCGCGCCGAAGGCCACCGTTTTCGTCGGCAGGACCGCACAGGATCTGCCGTCCGCAAGGCGCGGCAGCCGCCGTACCCGTGGGAAGGGTTGA
- the alaS gene encoding alanine--tRNA ligase codes for MESAEIRRRWLRFFEERGHTVVPSASLIADDPTLLLVPAGMVPFKPYFLGEVKPPFPRATSVQKCVRTPDIEEVGKTTRHGTFFQMCGNFSFGDYFKEGAIKYAWELLTSSVADGGYGLEPEKLWITVYLEDDEAERIWRDVVGVPAERIQRLGKKDNYWSMGVPGPCGPCSEINYDRGPEFGVEGGPAVNDERYVEIWNLVFMQYERGAGEDKENFPILGDLPSQNIDTGLGLERLAMILQGVQNMYETDTLRVVMDKATELTGVRYGAAHGTDVSLRVVADHMRTSVMLIGDGVTPGNEGRGYVLRRIMRRAVRNMRLLGATGPVVAELVDVVLKTMGEQYPELLTDRKRIETVALAEEAAFLKALKGGTNILDSAVTETKAAGGTVLAGDKAFLLHDTWGFPIDLTLEMAAEQGLSVDEDGFRRLMKEQRERAKADAKAKKTGHADVSAYRAVADTAGSTVFTGYTDTEGESTVVGLLVDGVPSPAAQEGDEVEVVLDRTPFYAEGGGQLADQGRIRLDTGAVVEIRDVQQPVPGVSVHKGVVQVGEVTVGASVYAQIDVRRRRAIARAHSATHLTHQALRDALGPTAAQAGSENSPGRFRFDFGSPAAVPGTVLTDVEQRINEVLSRELDVHAEVMSMEDAKKQGAIAEFGEKYGDRVRVVTIGDFSKELCGGTHVHNTAQLGLVKLLGESSIGSGVRRVEALVGVDAYNFLAREHTVVSQLTDLVKGRPEELPEKISGMLAKLKDAEKEIERFRAEKVLQAAAGLAEGAKDVRGVALAVGRVPDGTGADDLRKLVLDVRGRIQGGRAAVVALFTVVNGRPLTVIATNEAARERGLKAGDLVRTAAKTLGGGGGGKPDVAQGGGQNADALDEAMAAVERLVAEAA; via the coding sequence ATGGAGTCGGCTGAAATCCGCCGCCGCTGGCTGCGCTTCTTCGAGGAGCGCGGGCACACCGTCGTGCCGTCGGCGTCGCTCATCGCGGACGACCCGACCCTGCTACTGGTCCCCGCGGGCATGGTGCCCTTCAAGCCGTACTTCCTCGGCGAGGTCAAGCCGCCCTTCCCGCGCGCCACCAGCGTGCAGAAGTGCGTCCGTACCCCGGACATCGAAGAGGTCGGCAAGACCACCCGGCACGGCACGTTCTTCCAGATGTGCGGCAACTTCTCCTTCGGGGACTACTTCAAGGAAGGCGCCATCAAGTACGCCTGGGAGCTGCTCACCAGCTCCGTGGCGGACGGTGGCTACGGCCTGGAGCCCGAGAAGCTCTGGATCACCGTCTACCTCGAGGACGACGAGGCCGAGCGCATCTGGCGCGACGTCGTCGGCGTCCCCGCCGAGCGGATCCAGCGCCTGGGCAAGAAGGACAACTACTGGTCCATGGGCGTCCCCGGCCCGTGCGGTCCCTGCTCCGAGATCAACTACGACCGCGGCCCCGAGTTCGGCGTCGAGGGCGGCCCGGCCGTCAACGACGAGCGGTACGTGGAGATCTGGAACCTGGTCTTCATGCAGTACGAGCGCGGCGCCGGCGAGGACAAGGAGAACTTCCCGATCCTCGGCGACCTGCCCAGCCAGAACATCGACACCGGTCTCGGCCTCGAGCGCCTGGCGATGATCCTGCAGGGCGTGCAGAACATGTACGAGACCGACACCCTGCGCGTCGTCATGGACAAGGCCACCGAGCTGACCGGTGTCCGCTACGGCGCCGCCCACGGCACCGATGTGTCGCTGCGCGTGGTCGCCGACCACATGCGCACCTCCGTCATGCTCATCGGCGACGGCGTCACCCCCGGCAACGAGGGCCGTGGCTACGTCCTGCGCCGCATCATGCGCCGCGCCGTCCGCAACATGCGCCTGCTCGGCGCCACCGGCCCGGTCGTCGCCGAGCTGGTCGACGTCGTGCTCAAGACGATGGGCGAGCAGTACCCGGAGCTCCTCACCGACCGCAAGCGCATCGAGACCGTCGCCCTCGCCGAGGAGGCCGCGTTCCTCAAGGCCCTCAAGGGCGGCACCAACATCCTCGACTCCGCCGTCACCGAGACCAAGGCCGCCGGCGGCACGGTCCTCGCCGGCGACAAGGCGTTCCTGCTGCACGACACGTGGGGCTTCCCCATCGACCTCACCCTGGAGATGGCCGCCGAGCAGGGGCTGTCCGTGGACGAGGACGGCTTCCGCCGCCTGATGAAGGAGCAGCGGGAGCGGGCCAAGGCCGACGCCAAGGCCAAGAAGACCGGCCACGCCGACGTCTCCGCCTACCGCGCGGTCGCCGACACCGCCGGCTCCACCGTCTTCACCGGCTACACCGACACCGAGGGCGAGTCCACCGTCGTCGGTCTGCTGGTCGACGGCGTGCCGTCGCCGGCCGCCCAGGAGGGTGACGAGGTCGAGGTCGTCCTCGACCGCACCCCCTTCTACGCCGAGGGCGGCGGCCAGCTCGCCGACCAGGGCCGGATCCGGCTCGACACCGGTGCCGTCGTGGAGATCCGCGACGTCCAGCAGCCGGTGCCCGGCGTCAGCGTCCACAAGGGCGTCGTCCAGGTCGGCGAGGTCACGGTCGGCGCGTCCGTGTACGCCCAGATCGATGTGCGCCGCCGCCGGGCCATCGCCCGCGCCCACAGCGCCACCCACCTCACCCACCAGGCGCTGCGCGACGCCCTCGGCCCGACGGCCGCCCAGGCCGGTTCGGAGAACTCGCCCGGCCGCTTCCGCTTCGACTTCGGCTCCCCGGCCGCCGTGCCGGGCACCGTCCTCACGGACGTGGAGCAGCGGATCAACGAGGTCCTCTCCCGTGAGCTCGATGTGCACGCCGAGGTCATGAGCATGGAGGACGCCAAGAAGCAGGGCGCCATCGCCGAGTTCGGCGAGAAGTACGGCGACCGGGTGCGCGTCGTGACCATCGGTGACTTCTCCAAGGAGCTGTGCGGCGGCACGCACGTGCACAACACCGCCCAGCTCGGTCTGGTGAAGCTGCTCGGCGAGTCCTCCATCGGCTCCGGTGTGCGCCGTGTCGAGGCCCTCGTCGGCGTGGACGCCTACAACTTCCTCGCCCGTGAGCACACGGTCGTCTCCCAGCTGACGGACCTGGTCAAGGGCCGTCCGGAGGAGCTGCCGGAGAAGATCTCCGGGATGCTCGCCAAGCTGAAGGACGCCGAGAAGGAGATCGAGCGGTTCCGCGCCGAGAAGGTGCTCCAGGCCGCCGCCGGTCTCGCCGAGGGTGCCAAGGACGTCCGGGGCGTGGCGCTGGCCGTCGGCCGGGTGCCGGACGGCACGGGCGCCGACGACCTGCGCAAGCTCGTCCTCGACGTCCGGGGCCGGATCCAGGGCGGCCGCGCCGCCGTCGTCGCGCTGTTCACCGTGGTCAACGGTCGCCCGCTGACCGTGATCGCCACCAACGAGGCCGCGCGCGAGCGTGGGCTCAAGGCCGGTGACCTGGTGCGTACGGCCGCCAAGACGCTCGGTGGCGGAGGCGGCGGCAAGCCGGACGTCGCCCAGGGCGGCGGCCAGAACGCCGACGCTCTCGACGAGGCCATGGCCGCCGTCGAGCGCCTCGTCGCCGAGGCGGCCTGA
- the ruvX gene encoding Holliday junction resolvase RuvX, translating into MRRGRRIAVDVGDARIGVASCDPDGVLATPVETVPGRDIPSAHKRLAAIVEEYEPVEVVVGLPRSLSGREGPAAAKVRTFAKEMARRIAPVPVRLVDERMTTVTATQGLRASGVSSKKGRSVVDQAAAVIILQNALEIEKISGRPPGESVEVVI; encoded by the coding sequence GTGCGACGCGGCAGGCGGATCGCCGTCGACGTCGGGGACGCCCGGATCGGGGTCGCCTCGTGCGACCCCGACGGGGTCCTCGCCACCCCGGTCGAGACCGTCCCCGGACGTGACATCCCGTCAGCCCACAAGCGGCTGGCGGCGATTGTCGAGGAGTACGAACCCGTCGAGGTCGTGGTCGGCCTGCCCCGCTCGCTGAGCGGACGGGAAGGCCCGGCGGCGGCCAAGGTGCGGACCTTCGCCAAGGAGATGGCCCGGCGCATCGCTCCCGTGCCGGTCAGACTGGTCGACGAGCGGATGACGACGGTCACGGCCACGCAGGGTCTGCGGGCCTCCGGGGTCAGCTCCAAGAAGGGCCGCTCCGTCGTCGACCAGGCCGCGGCTGTGATCATTCTGCAGAACGCTCTGGAGATCGAGAAGATCTCCGGTCGTCCTCCGGGTGAATCCGTAGAAGTGGTCATCTGA
- a CDS encoding shikimate dehydrogenase yields the protein MSDPREHRRRAAVLGSPIAHSLSPVLHRAAYADLGLGEWTYDRFEVDEAALPGFLDGLDGTWAGLSLTMPLKRAVIPLLDGISATAESVGAVNTVVLTGDGRRLGDNTDIPGIAAALRERGVEKVASATVLGAGATASSALAALARICTGEVTAYVRSAERAAEMRHWGERLGVDVRTADWSRAAEGLGAPLVVATTPAGATDGLAAEVPEHPGTLFDVLYEPWPTPLAAAWADRGGAILGGLDLLVHQAVLQVEQMTGCPTAPLAAMRAAGEAALAARTA from the coding sequence ATGAGTGACCCGAGGGAGCACCGCCGCCGGGCGGCGGTGCTCGGTTCGCCGATCGCCCACTCGCTCTCCCCGGTCCTGCACCGGGCCGCGTACGCGGACCTGGGCCTGGGGGAGTGGACCTACGACCGCTTCGAGGTCGACGAGGCCGCGCTGCCCGGCTTCCTGGACGGACTCGACGGCACCTGGGCGGGGCTCTCCCTGACCATGCCGCTCAAGCGGGCGGTCATCCCGCTGCTGGACGGCATCAGCGCCACGGCCGAGTCCGTCGGGGCCGTCAACACCGTCGTCCTCACCGGCGACGGCCGCCGCCTGGGCGACAACACCGACATCCCCGGCATCGCGGCGGCGCTGCGCGAGCGCGGCGTCGAGAAGGTGGCCTCCGCCACCGTGCTCGGCGCCGGGGCCACGGCCTCCTCCGCCCTCGCCGCCCTCGCCCGGATCTGCACCGGCGAGGTCACCGCCTACGTCCGCAGCGCCGAGCGCGCCGCCGAGATGCGGCACTGGGGCGAGCGGCTCGGTGTCGACGTCCGCACCGCCGACTGGAGCCGCGCGGCCGAGGGCCTCGGTGCGCCGCTGGTCGTCGCGACCACCCCGGCCGGGGCCACGGACGGCCTCGCGGCCGAGGTCCCGGAGCACCCCGGCACGCTCTTCGACGTGCTCTACGAGCCGTGGCCGACCCCGCTGGCGGCCGCCTGGGCGGACCGCGGCGGCGCGATCCTCGGCGGCCTGGACCTGCTCGTCCACCAGGCGGTGCTGCAGGTCGAGCAGATGACCGGGTGCCCCACCGCCCCGCTGGCCGCTATGCGCGCGGCGGGCGAGGCGGCCCTCGCGGCCCGTACGGCCTGA
- the aroC gene encoding chorismate synthase, producing the protein MSRLRWLTAGESHGPALVATLEGLPAGVPITTDMVADHLARRRLGYGRGARMKFERDEITFLGGVRHGLSMGSPIAVMVGNTEWPKWEKVMAADPVDPDELASLARNAPLTRPRPGHADLAGMQKYGFDEARPVLERASARETAARVALGAVARSFLKETAGIEIVSHVVELAAAKAPYGVLPKPSDVERLDADPVRCLDADASKAMVAEIDQAHKDGDTLGGVVEVLAYGVPVGLGSHVHWDRRLDARLAAALMGIQAIKGVEVGDGFDLARVPGSKAHDEIVATEDGIRRTSGRSGGTEGGLTTGELLRVRAAMKPIATVPRALATVDVVTGEATQAHHQRSDVCAVPAAGIVAEAMVALVLADAVVEKFGGDSVTETRRNVRGYLDNLAIK; encoded by the coding sequence TTGAGCAGGTTGCGCTGGCTGACGGCCGGGGAGTCGCACGGCCCCGCACTCGTGGCGACGCTGGAGGGCCTTCCCGCCGGCGTGCCGATCACCACCGACATGGTGGCGGACCACCTGGCCCGACGGCGCCTCGGCTATGGGCGCGGCGCGCGCATGAAGTTCGAGCGTGACGAGATCACCTTCCTCGGCGGTGTCCGCCACGGCCTGTCCATGGGTTCCCCGATCGCGGTCATGGTGGGCAACACCGAGTGGCCCAAGTGGGAAAAGGTCATGGCGGCCGACCCGGTGGACCCCGACGAGCTCGCCTCGCTGGCCCGCAACGCCCCGCTGACCCGGCCGCGCCCCGGCCACGCCGACCTCGCGGGGATGCAGAAGTACGGTTTCGACGAGGCCCGGCCGGTCCTGGAGCGCGCCTCCGCCCGTGAGACCGCCGCCCGTGTCGCCCTCGGCGCCGTCGCCCGTTCCTTCCTCAAGGAGACGGCCGGCATCGAGATCGTCTCGCACGTGGTGGAGCTGGCGGCGGCCAAGGCCCCGTACGGCGTCCTCCCCAAGCCCTCCGACGTCGAGCGGCTCGACGCCGACCCGGTGCGCTGCCTGGACGCCGACGCGTCGAAGGCGATGGTCGCCGAGATCGACCAGGCCCACAAGGACGGTGACACCCTCGGTGGCGTCGTCGAGGTCCTCGCCTACGGCGTGCCGGTCGGCCTCGGCTCGCACGTCCACTGGGACCGGCGTCTGGACGCCCGCCTGGCCGCCGCTCTGATGGGCATTCAGGCCATCAAGGGCGTCGAGGTCGGCGACGGCTTCGACCTGGCCCGGGTGCCCGGCTCCAAGGCGCACGACGAGATCGTCGCCACCGAGGACGGCATCCGCCGCACCTCCGGCCGCTCCGGCGGCACCGAGGGCGGTCTGACCACCGGTGAGCTGCTGCGCGTCCGGGCGGCGATGAAGCCGATCGCGACCGTGCCGCGCGCGCTGGCCACCGTCGACGTCGTCACCGGCGAGGCGACGCAGGCGCACCACCAGCGCTCCGACGTCTGTGCCGTCCCCGCCGCCGGCATCGTCGCCGAGGCCATGGTGGCGCTCGTCCTGGCGGACGCGGTCGTCGAGAAGTTCGGCGGCGACAGCGTCACCGAGACGCGTCGCAACGTCCGGGGCTACCTCGACAACCTGGCCATCAAGTGA
- a CDS encoding DUF6167 family protein: MFRRTFWFTTGVAAGVWATTKVNRKLSKLTPESLALQAADRAVIAGRRVKLFALDVRDGMADREAALKDALGLGPVAEPERRELPEQRRLVALDQRHPYNSITRKEDH; this comes from the coding sequence ATGTTTCGCCGCACGTTCTGGTTCACGACTGGTGTAGCAGCCGGTGTCTGGGCCACCACCAAGGTCAACCGCAAGTTGAGCAAGCTCACCCCGGAGAGCCTGGCCCTGCAGGCCGCGGACCGCGCGGTCATCGCCGGCCGCCGCGTCAAGCTCTTCGCGCTGGACGTCCGCGACGGCATGGCCGATCGCGAGGCGGCGCTCAAGGACGCGCTGGGTCTCGGCCCGGTGGCGGAGCCCGAGCGCCGGGAGCTGCCCGAGCAGCGCCGGCTGGTCGCCCTCGACCAGCGCCACCCCTACAACTCGATCACCCGGAAAGAGGACCACTGA
- the mltG gene encoding endolytic transglycosylase MltG codes for MTEYGRGSGSQPWHPEDPLYGDQGYNGQQYPQPPYGQQYPEQQQYAEQQYGWDPSQSAGGQYGANPAEQYGRQDYYGPDGYPQQQEHHTGQHQQPHQTGQHQQPEQHTGQHQQPHQTGQHQQPHQTGQHEQPHHTGQHQQPRPGVPQQAHDTGQHEQWHPEPGPEPEEEKHPFFTGADDPDDPDGTDDSREESRRDRRGKGKSKGNAKGKNKRRSGTACLLVAVVLVGVVGGGGYLAYDYWQTHFGAAPDYSGEGSGEVQVEIPKGSTLTGMGQVLEKAGVVKSVGAFTAAAGKGVAIQPGTYTLRKEMSGSAAVAMMTHTGNFLTIGEGRRAVQIYAAIDQKLGLKQGTTKDVATSQVKNLGLPEWANSDPKIKDPLEGFLYPSQYSAAKGTKPEAILKQMVARAKENYAKEDLEGKAKELGLKSPLQLITVASMVNAEGMTHDDFRKMARVIYNRLKPTNIETNGKLEFDSTYNYLKNQSKLDLSPKQLRSFDDPYNTYFYRGLTPGPIGNPGAEALKAAMDPEAGDWYYFVSIDGKTRFTKNLKEHQKLVDEFNESQKAKKQG; via the coding sequence ATGACTGAGTATGGCCGGGGCTCCGGCTCCCAACCGTGGCATCCCGAGGACCCTCTGTACGGGGACCAGGGATACAACGGGCAGCAGTATCCGCAGCCTCCGTACGGTCAGCAGTACCCCGAGCAGCAGCAGTACGCGGAGCAGCAGTACGGCTGGGACCCCTCGCAGAGCGCGGGGGGTCAGTACGGCGCGAACCCGGCGGAGCAGTACGGCCGCCAGGACTACTACGGCCCTGACGGCTACCCGCAGCAGCAGGAGCACCACACCGGCCAGCACCAGCAGCCGCATCAGACGGGGCAGCACCAGCAGCCGGAGCAGCACACCGGCCAGCACCAGCAGCCCCATCAGACCGGCCAGCATCAGCAGCCGCACCAGACGGGGCAGCACGAGCAGCCCCATCACACGGGGCAGCACCAGCAGCCGCGTCCCGGCGTGCCGCAGCAGGCGCACGACACCGGGCAGCACGAGCAGTGGCACCCGGAGCCGGGGCCCGAGCCGGAAGAGGAGAAGCACCCCTTCTTCACCGGTGCCGACGACCCCGACGATCCCGACGGCACGGACGACTCCCGCGAGGAGAGCCGTCGCGACCGCCGCGGCAAGGGCAAGTCCAAAGGCAACGCCAAGGGCAAGAACAAGCGCCGCAGCGGCACGGCCTGCCTGCTCGTCGCCGTCGTGCTCGTCGGCGTCGTGGGCGGTGGCGGCTACCTCGCCTACGACTACTGGCAGACCCACTTCGGTGCCGCGCCCGACTACTCGGGCGAGGGCAGCGGCGAGGTCCAGGTCGAGATCCCCAAGGGTTCGACCCTGACCGGGATGGGCCAGGTCCTGGAGAAGGCGGGCGTGGTCAAGAGCGTCGGCGCCTTCACCGCGGCCGCCGGCAAGGGCGTGGCCATCCAGCCGGGCACCTACACCCTCCGCAAGGAGATGTCGGGTTCGGCGGCCGTCGCGATGATGACCCACACCGGAAACTTCCTCACCATCGGTGAGGGACGCCGGGCCGTCCAGATCTATGCCGCGATCGACCAGAAGCTCGGTCTGAAGCAGGGCACGACCAAGGACGTCGCCACCAGCCAGGTGAAGAACCTCGGGCTGCCCGAGTGGGCCAACAGCGACCCCAAGATCAAGGACCCGCTGGAGGGCTTCCTCTACCCGTCGCAGTACAGCGCGGCCAAGGGCACCAAGCCGGAGGCCATCCTCAAGCAGATGGTCGCGCGGGCCAAGGAGAACTACGCCAAGGAAGACCTGGAGGGCAAGGCCAAGGAACTGGGCCTGAAGTCCCCGCTCCAGCTCATCACCGTGGCGAGCATGGTCAACGCGGAGGGCATGACGCACGACGACTTCCGCAAGATGGCGCGCGTCATATACAACCGCCTCAAGCCGACCAACATCGAGACGAACGGCAAGCTGGAATTCGACTCGACGTACAACTACCTGAAGAACCAGAGCAAGCTGGACCTCAGCCCCAAGCAGCTCCGGTCCTTCGACGACCCGTACAACACGTACTTCTACCGGGGTCTGACACCCGGTCCCATCGGCAACCCCGGGGCCGAGGCGCTCAAGGCCGCGATGGACCCCGAGGCCGGTGACTGGTACTACTTCGTCTCCATCGACGGGAAGACGCGGTTCACCAAGAACCTCAAGGAACACCAGAAGCTCGTGGACGAGTTCAACGAAAGCCAGAAGGCGAAGAAGCAGGGATGA
- a CDS encoding ATP-binding protein: MAPLSGSPFPGPSSDEGAAPARPPGNLPAEPSRFIGRDRELAALTAQLGHSRLVTVTGVGGVGKTRLAIRAAQAVQDRFCDGVWLAGLSALSDPALLDHAVAAALGLTDHTDRPPRACLLEQLADRRLLLVLDGVEHLARETAALAHALLRTAPGLSVLVAARRPLGVAGERVFPLSPMGGADAVALFEDRATAVRPGFPAGAGELVAAAELCRRLDGIPLALELAAGRLDALSADQVLDRLDDRFRLLTGGSRGALPRHRTLRTAIGWSHELCTPAERLLWARLTVFAGLFDLEAAEYVCSGPELPAEDLLDVLASLVAQSVVVREDGPLGPRYRLLDSVRAYGADWLRALGDDERMLRRHRDWYMGLATWCELDWFGPRQGEVAARVEAELPNLRTALEHSLGDGDEAHLGQCLAGTLWFCWVGCGRLAEGRYWLERALRAPAGYPETRAKALWVLGHVAVLQGDRARAVGALGECRELAERTADERAAAYAEHRMGCLALVSDDMPRAEEVLRAALARYAEIGELNSNVLMGRVELAMAVAFQGDLAGAVALCEEVREVCEDHGERWTLAYALYVLGFVAFGGGDRGRARALLEECLAIDHAFHDLVGAVLALELLALVALEEGEEGAEGEEGAERAARAGDAGAKSATDEAAEEAAVEAAVLQGAAGRLWRSVGLPLFGSRFFNAPHVLCERGARERLGAERYEEYLREGARLDLDAAVARALRGAHRGRAAAVPGPRRHPAPETHQPASSPAAGAGEEAG, encoded by the coding sequence ATGGCACCGCTCTCCGGCTCCCCGTTCCCCGGCCCGTCGTCCGACGAGGGCGCCGCACCGGCCCGGCCGCCGGGCAATCTGCCCGCCGAGCCGAGCCGCTTCATCGGCCGTGACCGTGAACTCGCCGCCCTGACCGCGCAGTTGGGGCACTCCCGGCTGGTGACGGTCACCGGGGTGGGCGGGGTGGGCAAGACACGGCTGGCGATCCGGGCCGCTCAGGCGGTGCAGGATCGCTTCTGCGACGGGGTGTGGCTGGCCGGGCTCTCGGCGCTGAGCGACCCGGCGCTGCTGGACCACGCGGTCGCCGCGGCCCTCGGGCTCACCGATCACACGGACCGTCCACCGCGCGCGTGTCTGCTGGAGCAGCTCGCGGACCGCCGGCTGCTGCTCGTACTGGACGGGGTCGAGCACCTCGCCCGGGAGACCGCTGCGCTCGCGCACGCGCTGCTGCGCACGGCGCCGGGGCTGAGCGTGCTGGTGGCCGCGCGGCGGCCGCTGGGCGTCGCGGGCGAGCGGGTCTTCCCGCTGTCGCCGATGGGCGGGGCCGATGCCGTCGCGCTGTTCGAGGACCGGGCCACGGCGGTCCGGCCCGGCTTTCCCGCCGGGGCGGGCGAGCTGGTCGCGGCGGCCGAGCTGTGCCGGCGTCTCGACGGCATTCCGCTGGCCCTGGAGCTGGCCGCCGGGCGGCTGGACGCCCTCTCCGCGGACCAGGTGCTGGACCGGCTGGACGACCGGTTCCGGCTGCTGACCGGGGGCTCGCGCGGGGCGCTGCCCCGCCATCGCACGCTGCGGACGGCGATCGGCTGGAGCCATGAGCTGTGCACGCCCGCCGAGCGGCTGCTGTGGGCGCGGCTGACGGTCTTCGCGGGGCTGTTCGACCTGGAGGCGGCGGAATACGTCTGCTCGGGCCCCGAGCTGCCCGCCGAGGATCTGCTCGACGTGCTGGCCTCGCTGGTGGCGCAGTCCGTGGTGGTCCGGGAGGACGGCCCGCTGGGGCCGCGCTACCGGCTGCTGGACTCCGTGCGGGCCTACGGCGCGGACTGGCTGCGGGCCCTGGGGGACGACGAGCGGATGCTCCGGCGGCACCGCGACTGGTACATGGGCCTGGCCACGTGGTGCGAGCTCGACTGGTTCGGGCCGCGTCAGGGCGAGGTGGCGGCCAGGGTCGAGGCCGAGCTGCCGAATCTGCGGACCGCCCTGGAGCACAGCCTGGGGGACGGCGACGAGGCGCACCTCGGTCAGTGCCTGGCGGGGACCCTGTGGTTCTGCTGGGTGGGGTGCGGGCGGCTGGCCGAGGGCCGGTACTGGCTGGAGCGGGCGCTGCGCGCGCCCGCGGGCTACCCGGAGACGCGGGCGAAGGCCCTGTGGGTGCTGGGCCATGTCGCGGTGCTCCAGGGCGACCGGGCGCGGGCGGTCGGCGCGCTCGGCGAGTGCCGGGAGCTAGCGGAGCGCACGGCTGACGAGCGGGCGGCGGCCTACGCCGAGCACCGCATGGGCTGTCTCGCGCTGGTCTCGGACGACATGCCGCGCGCCGAGGAGGTACTGCGGGCGGCGCTGGCGCGCTATGCCGAGATCGGCGAGCTGAACAGCAATGTGCTGATGGGCCGGGTGGAGCTGGCGATGGCCGTCGCCTTCCAGGGGGATCTCGCGGGTGCGGTGGCCCTCTGCGAGGAGGTGCGGGAGGTCTGCGAGGACCACGGCGAGCGCTGGACGCTGGCGTATGCGCTCTACGTCCTGGGCTTCGTGGCCTTCGGCGGCGGGGACCGGGGCCGGGCCCGGGCGCTGCTGGAGGAGTGCCTGGCCATCGATCACGCCTTCCACGATCTGGTGGGCGCGGTCCTGGCACTCGAGCTGCTGGCCCTGGTGGCACTGGAAGAAGGGGAGGAGGGGGCAGAAGGGGAGGAGGGGGCAGAGCGCGCCGCGCGGGCGGGTGACGCCGGCGCGAAGAGCGCGACGGATGAAGCCGCGGAGGAAGCCGCGGTGGAGGCGGCGGTGCTCCAGGGGGCCGCGGGGCGGTTGTGGCGCTCGGTGGGGCTGCCGCTGTTCGGCTCGCGGTTCTTCAACGCGCCGCACGTGCTGTGCGAACGGGGCGCCCGGGAGCGGCTGGGCGCGGAGCGGTACGAGGAGTACCTGCGCGAGGGCGCGCGGCTCGATCTGGACGCGGCGGTGGCGCGGGCGCTGCGGGGCGCGCACCGGGGGCGGGCGGCCGCGGTGCCGGGCCCACGACGGCATCCGGCCCCGGAAACGCACCAGCCCGCTTCTTCCCCGGCCGCGGGGGCCGGGGAAGAAGCGGGCTGA
- the rpsD gene encoding 30S ribosomal protein S4 has translation MPNQSRPKVKKSRALGIALTPKAVKYFEARPYPPGEHGRGRKQNSDYKVRLLEKQRLRAQYDISERQMARAYDRAKKAEGKTGEALVIELERRLDALVLRSGIARTIYQARQMVVHGHIEVNGGKVDKPSFRVRPDDVVMVRERSRAKHPFQVAMAGGYDTDGETPRYLQVNLPALAFRLDREPNRKEIPVICDEQLVVEYYAR, from the coding sequence GTGCCTAACCAGTCGCGTCCCAAGGTCAAGAAGTCTCGTGCGCTCGGCATCGCGCTGACGCCGAAGGCCGTCAAGTACTTCGAGGCCCGCCCCTACCCGCCGGGCGAGCACGGCCGTGGCCGCAAGCAGAACTCGGACTACAAGGTCCGTCTGCTCGAGAAGCAGCGTCTGCGCGCCCAGTACGACATCAGCGAGCGCCAGATGGCCCGCGCCTACGACCGCGCCAAGAAGGCCGAAGGCAAGACGGGCGAGGCCCTGGTCATCGAGCTCGAGCGCCGCCTCGACGCGCTGGTCCTGCGTTCGGGCATCGCCCGCACCATTTACCAGGCCCGCCAGATGGTCGTCCACGGCCACATCGAGGTCAACGGTGGCAAGGTCGACAAGCCGTCCTTCCGCGTCCGTCCCGACGACGTCGTGATGGTCCGCGAGCGCAGCCGCGCCAAGCACCCCTTCCAGGTCGCCATGGCCGGTGGCTACGACACCGACGGTGAGACCCCGCGCTACCTGCAGGTCAACCTGCCGGCGCTGGCCTTCCGCCTGGACCGTGAGCCGAACCGCAAGGAGATCCCCGTGATCTGCGACGAGCAGCTCGTCGTCGAGTACTACGCCCGCTGA